A window of Heptranchias perlo isolate sHepPer1 chromosome 40, sHepPer1.hap1, whole genome shotgun sequence genomic DNA:
cagcACCCCGCctgttccctctccccctccccccgggcaccACCCCGccagttccccctccccctcccgggcACCACCCCACctgttccctccccctccccccgggcagcACCCCGCctgttccctctccccctccccccgggcaccACCCCGCCTGTTCCCGTTcccgttccctccccctccccccgggcaccACCCCGcctgttccccctccctccccccccgggcACCACCCCGcctgttccctctctccctccccctgggcaccgctccccctccctccgccgtTACCCGTGAGCTGTCAGTCTGTGCCACTCACTCTGAAGGCCTGTTTTGACGGGGTGATCACTCGTAGACAGGACCCAGGGCTCACGGAGATTCAGGGATCCGGCAGATTTCAGTCCGGCTGGGCTCTTAAACACAACATAGGCCACTCGGAAACCCTGCAGCAAAGAGAGGGAGTTAGACGGCACTGCATAGgacggttacggcacagaaggaggccattcggcccatcgagcccctgccggctctttgtaagagcaatccagttagtcccattcccctgctctttccctgtagcacctgaaaatgttttccctccaattcccttttgaaggccatgattgaatctgcctccaccaccccctcgggcagtgcattccagatcataactactcgctgtgtaaaaatgtttttcgtcatgacacctttgattcttttgccaatcaccttaaatctgtgtcctctggttctcggcccttccgccaataggaacagtttctctttatttactttatctaaacccgtcatgattttgaacatttctatcaaatctcctctcaaccgtctctgctccaaggagaacaaccccagcttctccagtctatccatgtaactgaagtccctcattcctggaagcattctagtaaatctcttctgcaccctctctaaggccttcacatccttcctaaagtacggtgcccaggactggacacaatactccagttgtggtcgaaccagtttttttataaaggttcatcatgacttccttacttttgtactctatgcctctatttataaagcccaggatccctcatgcttttttaaccgctttctcaccctgtcctgccaccttcaaagatgtgtgcacgtataccccattCACAGAAGGCACAGCAcaaaagggggccatttggcccatcgcgtctGTGCTGGCAAGGGCCCTGCGAAACGTTACCCATGGGTTACAGTCCCTGGGCTGGGTCTGTAAGTGATTTTTATGTCTGAGGTGACACACTAAGCTAGAGCCGGGGTCCGAGTCCTGGGGGGGTATTGCCGGCCCCCCCAGTCCCCCCACCAAActacacagtgagtgtcagccAGGGAGAGTCGAGTCGAGACCAGGGCCCGATCCCAACTCCAACTAGTGTCCGTGATCAGAGCGGCCCGACGATCTTTCCCCTTGTACCCTTGACTTCGTGTCCCTAGGGCCCTGGCTAAGGTCATGACATAGACCAGTGGTCACAGTTCAGACTCCCCCAAAAACACCTCCAGTCTGGTAAACGGCTGCCAATGGAATCCAGAACTACGAGTCTCACGCTGTTTATTCTCCTGTGTCTCTGGGTCTGTGCAGCCCCAGACTGATGCTCCGTGTGTCCCAAGTGTGAGATAATACCACTGTCGAACCCCCCTGTACAGGCCTGGGGTCTGTTCTGAATTGATTTATAAATGGAATACACAGAGACAATGATCTAAACACTGAACAGTACAACACGGAGAGAATGTGAAGCAGTTACACGGGGTGAATTAACCCATTCGAGGCCAATGCCTCTCCAGTGTGTGGGAACGTAGCAGATTCACTGAACCAATCAGGAAGCCTCCTCCCCGGGCACACAGTTggcacggggggtggggggtgggttctGGGCAGGTTACCCGATCTGGCACCATTACCAGGACTGAAGATTGGCGGCCTGAGGGGACGGATTCCTCTCACAGAACTGCTCTGACCCACGGCCATTTTCGTTCAAATTATTCAAGCAAACAGAATGTTCAGAGACTGCGTTCCCAGCTCGACAGAAGGGCGAGAGCTTGGGGCTCCCTCATCGACACGGGGAGACTGTTTCACATCTGACAGAAACTGCAAATTGTATCTTTGACCAgcaacaactcccatttatatagtgcctttaacacaggagtgattatcaaacacaatttgacaccgagccatataaggagatattagaacaggtgaccaaaagcttggtcaaagaggtaggtttgaaggagcatcttaaaggaggagagagaggtagagaggtggagaggtttagggagggaattccagagctcagggcccaggcagctgaaggcacggccgccaatggtggagcgatgaaaatcggggaggttcaagaggccagaactggaggagcgcggagatctcggagggttgtagggccggaggaggttacagggatagggaggggcgaggccaaacTGCATATATTAACAAATTTATCAGGCTAGCCCTGCCACCAACGTAGTTTTATCTGAACTGGACCCAGTGATGGTGTTTCTCACAGCCTcgctatctccccctctctattttGTATCCAGCCCCCACTTCAAACAGCAACCGCCTGAGATTATAAACCTGATATTGTCATTTTTGTCACgtattccaattccctttttaatgtTCCTAAAATTTCCTGCACTttgatcaggggaggtacagtttTAAAAGAGCCGAGCGGACGGTGCGTTTCCCCAGCGAGGGACCCCTCCCCTACGTACCTGCGACGAGCGGCCGGGGAAGAACTTGGATTGCTGCGCCTCGGATTTGGTCCCTGGGCCTGGCTTTTCCTGCAGCTCCACAGAGGTCACTGGGCCGCACTGTGAAAACAGCCTGCGTACACACTCCTAGCCCACAACACACAGAAAGGGGCACAACCGTTACTCGGCGCGAGTATCAGAAAccgagagaaaaacagagaaaatTAATCCACAGGTTCAGAAACATCCCCACGGCCCTGGGGCGGGTTCACGCAGCGAGTGTCcgcggggtcaggggtcaggggagGCGAGGCACCGCCTCACACAGTCCATCAGCCCAGGCCACTCTCATCACCCCTCCCCACACGCTGACTCTTGACCCATTCCCCCACACGCTGACCCGTGACCCATTCCCCCCACACGCTGACCCGTGACCCATTCCCCCCACACGCTGACCCTTGACCCATTCCCCCACACGCTGACCCATTCCCCCACACGCTGACCCTTGACCCATCCCCCCACACGCTGACCCTTGAACCCTCCCCCACACGCTGACccttgaccccctcccccacacgctGACCCTTGACCCGGACCGTTACCTTGGTGCAGTACGGTGGCAGGTTTAGGACAAACAGAGTCCTGTCCTGCGGCCTGGTCACATCAGAGGCCCCGCGGACCCGGTGCTCCTTCAGGTAGAGGTGGTGAGAGGCCCGACTCCCGGCCCAGAATCGCACCCGGATCACTGGcaacgagagagagaaaacggggggtTATTCCTGGACCGCCGGCCGGACCCggaacccccccccgccccggctggAATCCCCGCCCCCCGGGATCGGGCACCCCCCGGACTCCCCCCCCGGGATCGGGCACCCCCCCGGACTCCCCGCCCCGGGGATCGGGCACCCCCCCGGGATCGGGCACCCCCCcggactccccccccccggggcccgGGTTTCACCTGAAAATCCGCGCGGGACCCGCACTCCcgccgccatcttggatgttccgGAAACCGTCTCCGCCACCGGACGTGACGTGTGCGCCAGCGGGTTCCCGCCCATTCCCGGGTGGTGAGCGCTTGTTGATGGGCCGGGGGCCGGGCCCTGCTCCCCCGGTAACACCACCACCACACGGCCGGGGGCCGGGCCCTGCTCCCCCGGTAACACCACCACCACACGGCCGGGGGCCGGGCCCTGCTCCCCCGGTAACACCACCACCACACGGCCGGGGGCCGGGCCCTGCTCCCCCggtaacaccaccaccaccaccagctgcTGCACTCCGTCCACACGGCCGGCCCTCAGCAGGCGGGGGGAGGAAGCGCGGGGCCCTGTCAGGCTGCGCTCCGTtcaaaccccccgccccccgctccccgccccatTTAATAGAGGTTCAAGTCAGGAGGTTTGACAGTGaatcgggagaaactgtttccagtggcggagggtcggtgaccagaggacac
This region includes:
- the rrp7a gene encoding ribosomal RNA-processing protein 7 homolog A is translated as MGGNPLAHTSRPVAETVSGTSKMAAGVRVPRGFSVIRVRFWAGSRASHHLYLKEHRVRGASDVTRPQDRTLFVLNLPPYCTKECVRRLFSQCGPVTSVELQEKPGPGTKSEAQQSKFFPGRSSQGFRVAYVVFKSPAGLKSAGSLNLREPWVLSTSDHPVKTGLQKWIRDYRSNITDPGELQSDIDQFMQQHDQRVAEVEARAEEEDGVPDEEGWVKVTRRGRRPGFSRTEAGNLRAIQREKRKRAQKELLNFYSWQHRDSKREHIAQLRKKFEEDKQKIALMRAERKFKPY